From one Aeropyrum camini SY1 = JCM 12091 genomic stretch:
- a CDS encoding cytosine permease: MGLGNTPARKGGLGALEYVFIMFSMASCLPLFFLGPIAFNLGLSLQEALLAALAGNLIVAVAMALNGHAGIKHKIDFPEQAVRSLGNLTGKAAVVMRGLVGAMWFGVEAYNGALALNLILLFALGLSGAVLLDKATVLIPAALVVYLGSMYLVLRLGVRGIGKAATLAGPLLLLYFAWLWLWMKSAGFQPASVPQGVGLLSSGFLIYLAIQTNWWATVAVNISDLSREAKSWGALWIGVMLGMVGGQLLGTYLSYELVLLTGKTLPQEIITEYAPGAIAVLLGLSFAFLAPWTTDLTANLPPMIDILKSIAGMSWRKASLISAAAGFILAPWWLLDNAPEIVGYVTSFAASYGVILGPILGALLAAHWIGGLNRPPNPSYKPVILPTTVGLLAGLILSYIIAYPLGMVNSVLGVPFPQGPIWYVGVAISMVVAAILLKLIPVNIKFRSEA, translated from the coding sequence ATGGGTCTGGGCAATACCCCCGCGAGAAAAGGGGGCCTAGGAGCCCTTGAGTACGTTTTTATAATGTTCAGCATGGCGTCCTGCCTTCCACTGTTCTTCCTAGGCCCCATAGCCTTCAACCTCGGCCTCTCACTCCAGGAAGCCCTTCTAGCAGCCCTCGCAGGCAACCTAATAGTAGCGGTGGCGATGGCGCTTAACGGCCATGCGGGGATAAAGCACAAGATAGACTTCCCAGAACAGGCCGTCAGAAGCCTTGGAAACCTCACTGGCAAGGCTGCAGTAGTTATGAGAGGGCTTGTGGGGGCTATGTGGTTCGGCGTGGAAGCCTACAACGGAGCTCTAGCCCTAAACCTGATACTGCTCTTCGCCCTCGGCCTCTCAGGGGCCGTACTACTTGATAAGGCGACTGTACTCATACCAGCAGCCCTAGTAGTCTACCTGGGCTCCATGTACCTAGTGCTCAGGCTAGGAGTCAGGGGTATAGGTAAGGCGGCGACCCTCGCAGGCCCCCTGCTGCTCCTCTACTTCGCCTGGCTCTGGCTCTGGATGAAAAGCGCCGGATTCCAGCCCGCCTCAGTACCGCAGGGCGTGGGCCTGCTAAGCTCCGGCTTCCTAATCTACCTCGCTATACAGACCAACTGGTGGGCCACTGTAGCGGTTAACATTAGCGACCTCTCGCGGGAGGCCAAGAGCTGGGGGGCACTCTGGATAGGTGTCATGCTGGGCATGGTAGGGGGCCAGCTTCTAGGCACTTACCTAAGCTACGAGCTCGTCCTGCTCACAGGAAAGACTCTGCCCCAGGAGATAATCACCGAGTATGCCCCAGGCGCAATAGCGGTTCTGCTGGGGCTATCCTTCGCCTTCCTAGCGCCATGGACAACGGATCTAACGGCCAACCTGCCTCCCATGATAGACATACTCAAAAGCATAGCCGGCATGAGCTGGAGAAAGGCAAGCCTCATCTCAGCCGCAGCAGGCTTCATACTCGCTCCCTGGTGGCTCCTCGACAACGCCCCTGAGATAGTAGGATACGTTACCTCATTCGCAGCAAGCTACGGCGTGATACTAGGACCGATACTAGGAGCCCTACTAGCAGCACACTGGATAGGAGGCCTGAACAGACCTCCAAACCCGAGCTACAAGCCCGTCATACTTCCGACCACAGTAGGCCTCTTGGCTGGCCTCATATTATCCTATATAATAGCGTATCCACTAGGGATGGTGAACAGCGTCCTAGGCGTGCCATTCCCCCAGGGTCCAATATGGTATGTAGGGGTGGCTATCAGTATGGTGGTGGCGGCAATACTCCTCAAGCTCATACCAGTCAACATCAAGTTCAGGAGCGAAGCTTGA
- a CDS encoding undecaprenyl diphosphate synthase family protein: MKLPKAIGIIPDGNRRWARLRGENLYIAYYTGYRNVKRILGYIRDFYPSVRSVYLYVLSRDNCSKRSRGELSILYRIMRRSIEKDIEEIKMSGASLVIVGDLNHPNLPENIREGLAPYHFDFYMKNGGLPEGRRVVAGLCYDPFWEIEHYSPKLLPSRLLDEIDLVIRTGGEKRLSSFFPLLTRYAELYFTDKLWPDFTREDLDEAVKWFSTRRRPMGR; encoded by the coding sequence ATGAAGCTGCCCAAGGCTATAGGCATCATACCGGACGGCAACCGAAGGTGGGCACGGCTCCGCGGGGAAAACCTCTACATAGCATATTATACAGGATATAGAAATGTCAAAAGGATACTCGGCTACATAAGGGACTTCTACCCCAGCGTAAGGTCAGTCTACCTTTACGTGCTCAGCAGGGATAACTGTAGCAAGAGGAGCAGGGGAGAGCTCTCAATACTATACAGGATCATGAGGAGGTCGATAGAGAAGGATATAGAGGAAATCAAGATGAGTGGGGCGTCGCTCGTCATAGTAGGCGATCTCAACCATCCAAACCTGCCCGAAAACATAAGGGAAGGCCTAGCCCCCTACCACTTCGACTTCTACATGAAAAACGGTGGCCTGCCCGAGGGGCGTAGAGTTGTGGCCGGCCTATGCTACGACCCCTTCTGGGAGATAGAACATTACAGCCCCAAGCTCCTCCCCAGCAGGCTTCTCGACGAAATAGACCTAGTTATAAGAACGGGTGGTGAAAAAAGGCTGAGCAGCTTCTTCCCCCTCCTAACAAGATACGCCGAGCTATACTTCACTGACAAGCTCTGGCCAGACTTCACCAGGGAGGACCTCGACGAGGCTGTTAAGTGGTTCTCAACCCGGAGAAGACCTATGGGCCGGTGA
- a CDS encoding Glu/Leu/Phe/Val family dehydrogenase, protein MVEVLALHPTDPLDEARAQLRRAIDLLGYDDHVYEVLASPDRVLQVRITIKMDDGTVKTFLGWRSQHNSALGPYKGGVRYHPNVTMNEVIALSMWMTWKNSLAGLPYGGGKGGVRVNPKILSPRELELLSRKYFESISDIVGVDQDIPAPDVYTDPQVMSWFLDEYNKVKRGQFFGVVTGKPVELGGLNARIVSTGYGVAVSTRVAAEKFLGGLEGRTVAVQGYGNVGYYAAKFLAEMGAKIVAVSDSRGGVYDPEGIDPEEALKVKRSTGTVANYQGGKKISTMEILELPVDILVPAAIEEVITEENADRIKAKIISEGANGPTTTAAEKILVKKGIIVLPDILANAGGVIMSHIEWVNNRMGGWITDEEALNKLEQKMVNNTKSVITYWEKKLKPDENSLRDAAYMIAVERVVKAMKLRGWI, encoded by the coding sequence ATGGTGGAGGTCTTGGCCTTGCACCCTACAGACCCTCTAGATGAGGCCCGTGCACAGCTTAGGAGGGCTATCGACCTTCTGGGATATGATGACCATGTCTACGAGGTCCTGGCCAGCCCCGACAGAGTACTTCAGGTAAGGATCACGATTAAAATGGACGACGGCACTGTAAAGACGTTTCTAGGCTGGAGGAGCCAGCACAACAGCGCTCTCGGCCCCTACAAGGGAGGGGTAAGGTATCACCCCAACGTTACAATGAATGAGGTAATAGCCCTCAGCATGTGGATGACGTGGAAGAACAGCCTGGCAGGACTGCCATACGGCGGCGGTAAGGGTGGTGTTAGGGTTAACCCGAAGATACTGTCTCCCCGCGAGCTTGAACTTCTATCGAGAAAGTACTTCGAGAGTATCAGCGACATAGTAGGCGTGGACCAGGATATACCAGCACCCGACGTCTACACAGACCCCCAGGTCATGTCCTGGTTTCTCGATGAGTATAACAAGGTGAAGAGGGGCCAGTTCTTCGGCGTTGTGACCGGGAAGCCTGTTGAGCTTGGAGGCCTCAACGCCAGGATAGTGTCGACAGGCTATGGTGTAGCCGTCTCAACCCGTGTTGCAGCGGAAAAGTTCCTGGGCGGTCTTGAGGGGAGAACCGTCGCTGTCCAGGGCTACGGAAATGTCGGATACTATGCAGCCAAGTTTCTCGCAGAAATGGGGGCTAAGATAGTTGCCGTCAGCGACAGCAGAGGTGGTGTGTACGATCCCGAGGGTATAGACCCTGAGGAGGCGTTGAAGGTGAAACGGAGTACAGGCACCGTGGCTAACTACCAAGGTGGCAAGAAGATCTCAACAATGGAGATACTCGAGCTACCCGTGGACATTCTAGTCCCCGCCGCGATAGAGGAGGTTATCACGGAGGAGAATGCAGACAGGATTAAGGCAAAGATAATATCCGAGGGTGCAAACGGCCCAACAACAACAGCCGCCGAGAAAATACTGGTTAAGAAGGGTATCATAGTTCTCCCCGACATTCTGGCAAACGCCGGCGGCGTCATAATGAGTCACATAGAGTGGGTAAACAATAGGATGGGCGGGTGGATCACCGATGAGGAGGCTCTGAATAAGCTCGAGCAGAAAATGGTGAATAACACTAAGAGCGTTATAACGTACTGGGAGAAGAAACTGAAGCCAGACGAGAACAGCCTCAGGGACGCCGCATACATGATAGCCGTGGAGAGGGTTGTAAAAGCGATGAAGCTCAGGGGCTGGATCTAG
- a CDS encoding DUF1028 domain-containing protein: protein MTFSIVAANPGSGEIGVAVASKFIAAGSLVPWVQLGVGAVATQSWANVKFGPALLRLLELGYTPRRAVEMVLTGDPRREMRQIGIVSAGGEAYAFTGKECIEYAGHIIGDGFAVQGNILAGPEVLESMARAYETTSGELVDKLLAALAAGDRAGGDRRGRESAAIVVYKPCGGYGGCEEGVGKYVDLRVDHHPDAVNELLRLFKIWEITILEREDPSDIVSIEDVAGELERALAALGFYRGPFRGKPSRELLEALESWMAINNFENKIRKDGYIWGTVYRFLLEEARRVGGDKES from the coding sequence ATGACCTTTTCGATAGTAGCGGCTAACCCAGGCTCGGGTGAGATTGGAGTTGCAGTTGCTTCAAAGTTCATAGCCGCTGGCTCGCTGGTACCGTGGGTCCAGCTTGGGGTCGGGGCTGTGGCAACTCAGTCGTGGGCCAACGTTAAATTCGGCCCTGCTCTGCTCAGGCTGCTCGAACTCGGGTACACTCCCCGGAGGGCTGTCGAGATGGTTCTGACGGGCGACCCGAGGAGGGAGATGAGGCAGATAGGTATAGTGTCTGCTGGTGGCGAGGCCTATGCGTTCACAGGGAAGGAGTGCATAGAGTATGCGGGCCATATTATTGGTGATGGTTTCGCGGTCCAGGGCAACATACTAGCTGGGCCGGAGGTCCTGGAGTCGATGGCAAGGGCCTACGAGACCACCAGCGGAGAGCTTGTGGACAAGCTGTTGGCCGCTCTCGCAGCTGGTGACAGGGCTGGCGGAGATAGGAGAGGCCGGGAGAGCGCCGCCATCGTAGTCTACAAGCCCTGCGGAGGATATGGGGGGTGCGAGGAGGGCGTGGGCAAGTATGTTGACCTTAGGGTCGACCACCATCCAGACGCTGTCAATGAGCTTTTACGGCTGTTTAAGATATGGGAGATAACGATACTCGAGAGGGAGGATCCGAGCGACATTGTCAGCATAGAGGATGTCGCGGGTGAGCTTGAAAGAGCTCTCGCGGCCCTCGGGTTCTATAGAGGGCCCTTCAGGGGTAAACCATCACGTGAGCTTCTCGAGGCTCTCGAATCCTGGATGGCTATAAACAATTTCGAGAACAAGATAAGGAAGGACGGGTACATATGGGGAACGGTGTATAGATTCCTGCTCGAGGAGGCTAGGAGGGTTGGAGGGGATAAGGAGAGTTAG
- a CDS encoding ABC transporter substrate-binding protein — MALEDRRLLIAGAVVVVIVILAAIYLMGGGGGAQETTTTQTPVETTTPAATTTPTETGTQTATQTQPAQTTPSETTPTGPQAMVIETSKAFVVVGPVGAYVPDFDPKGKPIIAVKFEVDEANTKPVEESVSFVDINPAFYRNEYADALIIVGRKSADPFIREAVYEAVYKLSNEEVPILWLGQYKVVFVYWSWVQGLYYHPTLDIRFDLISEDPNAPVVDLGFGGYSNGPNTWVDVTFGWPDTFDPAADYETFGWHIWHNIGQTLVTFWKDETTELMPELAVAWAHNEDSTEWYFVIRGGVKAFDNWNNKTYDITAVDVLFTIWRIARLGLDPSWMITEFVDVNNSQVLSENEFNQLLSQGGIYASYGSFNGEVKSLDELLQAFGYSGDTAGVVKIKLYYPYAPILSIFADPFTSVIPMKYIFDNVEELQGKYEEALQASDFGKNPAAWEAYIGSGENEPSHILLHQKPIATGPYYVKDYKEGSYIILEYNPYYWNKQLWQDLYGQDKPQHEVVIFLINDDAVSRIETMKSGQADTGAIPLDRLEDIKGYTMEGTNFQIIVEEKGLSPTIVFIVLNAMKEPFNNTKVRQALMYAIPFDQIKTSVYAGYIERLNGVLPAGFLGHNDDIVTQYEFNIVKARELIKESGINPSDYTIKIWYNKGNSQREKVANMLKTIWGNLGFNVVVEPLEWPTLLSRTEKGDFDVWIVGWAPDYIDPDNYAGPLFYGGTKFTVLQVDQFQSLSELRTFFSG; from the coding sequence TTGGCTTTGGAGGATAGGAGGCTACTGATAGCGGGGGCTGTGGTCGTCGTCATAGTCATCCTAGCGGCGATATACCTGATGGGCGGCGGTGGAGGGGCTCAGGAAACGACGACAACCCAAACCCCAGTTGAAACGACGACACCAGCAGCCACAACCACTCCCACGGAGACTGGCACTCAGACTGCTACCCAAACACAGCCAGCCCAGACAACTCCATCTGAAACAACACCTACAGGCCCGCAAGCAATGGTTATCGAGACTAGCAAGGCCTTCGTGGTTGTAGGGCCCGTTGGTGCGTATGTACCCGACTTCGACCCTAAGGGGAAGCCTATTATAGCGGTTAAGTTTGAGGTGGACGAGGCGAATACCAAGCCTGTTGAGGAGTCGGTCTCCTTCGTCGACATAAACCCAGCCTTCTACAGGAACGAGTATGCTGACGCCCTAATCATCGTTGGTAGGAAGTCGGCGGACCCCTTCATCAGAGAGGCTGTATACGAGGCGGTGTATAAGCTGAGTAACGAGGAGGTCCCTATACTATGGCTCGGCCAGTATAAAGTCGTGTTCGTCTACTGGAGCTGGGTACAGGGGCTGTACTACCATCCCACACTAGACATTAGATTCGACCTCATCAGCGAGGACCCGAACGCCCCGGTGGTGGACCTAGGCTTCGGTGGCTACTCCAACGGGCCTAACACCTGGGTAGACGTGACCTTCGGCTGGCCAGACACCTTCGACCCTGCTGCCGACTACGAGACCTTCGGCTGGCATATATGGCACAACATAGGCCAGACACTCGTGACGTTCTGGAAGGACGAGACCACTGAGCTCATGCCGGAGCTGGCCGTGGCGTGGGCTCACAACGAAGACTCTACGGAGTGGTATTTCGTGATAAGGGGTGGGGTAAAGGCTTTCGACAACTGGAACAACAAGACTTATGATATAACAGCTGTGGACGTGCTCTTCACTATATGGAGGATAGCGAGGCTCGGCCTAGACCCCAGCTGGATGATAACAGAGTTTGTCGACGTTAACAACAGTCAGGTCCTCAGCGAGAACGAGTTCAACCAGCTCCTAAGCCAGGGAGGCATATACGCATCCTACGGAAGCTTCAACGGCGAGGTTAAGAGCCTGGACGAGCTACTCCAGGCTTTCGGTTACAGCGGAGACACTGCAGGCGTCGTAAAGATCAAGCTCTACTACCCATATGCCCCGATTCTGAGCATCTTCGCGGATCCATTCACCAGCGTAATACCAATGAAGTACATTTTTGACAATGTCGAGGAGCTCCAGGGCAAGTATGAGGAAGCCCTCCAGGCGTCCGACTTCGGCAAGAACCCCGCGGCCTGGGAGGCATACATAGGCTCCGGTGAGAACGAGCCGAGCCACATACTTCTCCACCAGAAGCCTATAGCCACCGGGCCATACTATGTGAAGGACTACAAGGAGGGTAGCTACATAATACTCGAGTATAACCCGTACTACTGGAACAAGCAGCTATGGCAAGACCTCTACGGCCAGGACAAGCCCCAGCATGAGGTCGTCATCTTCCTGATAAACGATGACGCGGTGTCCAGGATAGAGACCATGAAGAGCGGTCAGGCCGACACAGGCGCTATACCCCTCGACAGGCTCGAGGATATAAAAGGCTACACAATGGAGGGAACGAACTTCCAGATAATTGTTGAGGAGAAGGGGCTATCCCCTACTATAGTCTTCATAGTGCTCAACGCCATGAAGGAACCGTTCAACAACACCAAGGTTAGGCAGGCCCTAATGTACGCCATACCATTCGACCAAATTAAGACCTCCGTTTACGCCGGATACATAGAGAGGCTCAACGGAGTGCTGCCCGCAGGTTTCCTCGGCCACAACGACGATATAGTCACACAGTACGAGTTCAACATAGTTAAGGCTAGGGAGTTGATCAAGGAGAGCGGCATCAACCCCTCAGACTACACCATTAAGATCTGGTATAATAAGGGCAACTCGCAGAGGGAGAAAGTGGCTAACATGCTCAAGACGATATGGGGCAACCTAGGCTTCAACGTGGTCGTCGAGCCTCTAGAATGGCCCACGCTACTTTCCAGAACCGAGAAGGGCGATTTCGACGTGTGGATAGTAGGCTGGGCTCCAGACTATATAGACCCTGATAACTATGCAGGCCCCCTGTTCTACGGTGGCACTAAATTCACAGTACTACAGGTTGACCAGTTCCAGAGCCTGAGCGAGCTGAGAACCTTCTTCTCAGGCTGA
- a CDS encoding ABC transporter permease, protein MSNLTRFLVRRILTFIPTLVGVTFVTFLIATVVPGNPAKLWAGGEKASPEVVEQIVKEYRLDRPFWEQYFFFMYKLLTNTMISPVTSNYVWDMIVDRLPVTIQLTLLAFVFIIILGIPLGIISALTRDTIVDAVIRIMALVGISVPIFWLAYLLIFVFYTKYRLITLAGTPEPPYSITGIPLIDSIIMLDMATFEDVLRRYTIPAFTLAYPSIGFVARLVRNSFLDAMSGDYVEFMDARGLPSTWKYRHILRNSSIPIVTVLGLIFGGLLTGAPITETIFGLPGLGKFLLDSINNYDYLSLMGGVLFVGIIYLTVNLLVDITYAIIDPRVRY, encoded by the coding sequence GTGTCTAACCTTACCCGCTTCCTTGTGAGGCGTATCCTAACGTTTATACCCACGCTAGTAGGCGTAACTTTCGTCACGTTTCTAATAGCCACTGTTGTACCGGGCAATCCTGCTAAGCTATGGGCTGGCGGGGAGAAGGCTAGCCCAGAGGTTGTAGAGCAGATTGTAAAGGAGTATAGGCTAGACAGGCCGTTCTGGGAGCAGTACTTCTTCTTCATGTACAAGCTACTGACGAACACCATGATAAGCCCGGTCACCAGCAACTACGTGTGGGATATGATAGTGGATCGTTTGCCGGTTACAATCCAGCTAACACTGTTAGCCTTCGTCTTCATAATTATCCTGGGAATACCCCTCGGCATAATATCTGCATTGACCAGAGACACTATAGTAGACGCTGTAATTAGAATCATGGCGCTGGTCGGCATCTCAGTCCCCATCTTCTGGCTAGCCTACCTGCTCATATTTGTGTTCTACACTAAGTACAGGCTTATAACACTGGCAGGGACTCCCGAGCCGCCATACTCCATAACCGGGATACCCCTTATAGACTCTATCATAATGCTCGACATGGCCACCTTCGAAGACGTACTCAGACGCTACACGATACCAGCCTTCACACTAGCATACCCCAGTATAGGGTTCGTAGCCAGGCTAGTTAGGAACAGCTTCCTCGACGCGATGAGCGGTGATTATGTAGAGTTCATGGACGCGAGAGGGCTCCCATCCACATGGAAGTACAGGCATATTCTGAGGAACTCTTCGATCCCTATAGTGACGGTTCTGGGACTCATCTTCGGCGGCCTCCTGACAGGAGCCCCTATAACAGAGACGATATTCGGGCTGCCGGGCCTTGGAAAGTTCCTGCTCGACAGTATAAACAACTACGACTACCTATCGCTAATGGGAGGTGTTCTATTCGTAGGCATCATCTACCTTACAGTAAACCTACTCGTGGACATTACCTACGCTATAATTGACCCTCGGGTGAGATACTAG
- a CDS encoding ABC transporter permease: MSGDEVYEKKLLDRVADAIVDSLAALMNVLRPGWRERNRARLDELKLTLYALNRSPIGLLGVALVVIFIMIAIIGPFIAPLGYNDQLVYCVTDFDAVRLAPPGTVVEVPEDSICTQLGIEPGTYKLWLGADEYGRDLLSRILYGARTSFIVVILVMAIGPWIGILLGLFSGYKGGVVDEIIMRVVDVFLAFPGLILAIALSAVLPSRLDPIIMNNELLLGTLLRLFALNPEDALPMVRLVVVVIALWIVWWPVYARLVRGMVLSARENTYVEAARALGIPTHSILVGHILPNILGPVLVYLTLDFGAVILVEAGLSFLGLGAVPPIADWGRIIYDGAQYYPNAWWLVFFPGLAILFTVLGFNLLGDALRDIMDPRTRRRIEFKVKGR, from the coding sequence ATGTCGGGGGACGAGGTATACGAGAAAAAGCTTCTAGACAGGGTTGCAGATGCAATTGTGGATAGTCTAGCTGCCCTCATGAACGTGCTGAGGCCTGGGTGGAGGGAGAGGAATAGGGCGAGGCTAGACGAGCTTAAGCTCACCCTCTATGCCCTCAACAGGAGCCCGATAGGCCTGCTTGGGGTTGCACTAGTTGTTATCTTCATTATGATAGCCATTATAGGCCCATTTATCGCTCCACTGGGATACAACGACCAGCTAGTATACTGTGTAACAGATTTCGACGCCGTAAGGCTAGCCCCGCCAGGGACTGTAGTGGAGGTGCCTGAAGACTCTATATGCACCCAGCTCGGCATAGAGCCGGGTACGTATAAGCTCTGGCTTGGAGCCGACGAGTATGGGAGAGATCTCCTCAGCAGGATATTGTACGGAGCAAGGACTAGCTTCATAGTAGTAATCCTTGTCATGGCGATCGGCCCATGGATAGGGATTCTCCTCGGGCTCTTCTCAGGCTATAAGGGAGGGGTTGTCGACGAGATCATTATGAGGGTTGTCGACGTGTTCCTAGCCTTCCCGGGACTGATACTGGCGATAGCCCTCTCTGCAGTACTCCCAAGCAGGCTAGACCCTATAATAATGAATAATGAGCTATTGCTTGGAACGCTCTTGAGACTCTTCGCACTTAACCCGGAGGACGCGCTTCCGATGGTGAGGCTTGTGGTTGTTGTTATAGCACTGTGGATAGTGTGGTGGCCGGTCTATGCGAGGCTGGTTAGGGGGATGGTGCTGTCGGCTAGGGAGAATACTTATGTCGAGGCGGCGCGTGCTCTAGGCATACCAACCCACTCTATCCTCGTAGGCCACATACTGCCAAACATCCTAGGCCCTGTCCTCGTCTACCTTACCCTCGATTTCGGCGCTGTTATACTCGTCGAGGCTGGCCTCAGCTTCCTCGGTCTAGGCGCAGTTCCGCCTATAGCTGACTGGGGCAGGATAATCTACGATGGCGCCCAATACTACCCTAACGCTTGGTGGCTAGTTTTCTTCCCAGGACTGGCAATACTATTCACCGTGCTCGGGTTCAACCTCTTGGGTGACGCCCTTAGAGATATAATGGACCCGAGGACCAGGAGGAGAATAGAGTTTAAGGTTAAGGGGAGGTGA
- a CDS encoding ABC transporter ATP-binding protein has translation MSSGDCDPIIEVENLKVYFYTYAGVVKAIEDVSFRICRGETYCLVGETGCGKSVTSRALTRLIYPPGRIVEGKIYYYPEPGKRVDIMSLSVKELRRLRGEEIAYIFQDPSAALDPLYTIGYQVGETMLAHERVTSLKEGVRRAVGVLKTVLMPDPEKRVKSYPHELSGGMKQRGVIGISLSNRPKLLIADEPTTALDVTIQAQIMDLLTELKKRHGLTLLLITHNLGLVAEYCDRVAVMYAGNIVEEAPVEELFKNPLHPYTRALIKAVPNPLARIDNLEHIPGTVPNLIKPPPGCRFHPRCPLAFDRCSRERPLLKEYSPGHKASCWALEKG, from the coding sequence ATGTCCAGTGGTGACTGCGACCCCATAATTGAGGTTGAAAACCTGAAGGTTTACTTCTACACATACGCGGGTGTAGTCAAAGCCATAGAGGATGTCTCATTTAGGATTTGCAGAGGCGAAACATATTGTCTCGTCGGCGAGACAGGATGCGGGAAATCTGTTACAAGCAGGGCCTTGACAAGGCTTATATACCCGCCCGGCCGGATAGTTGAGGGCAAGATATACTACTACCCAGAGCCCGGCAAGAGGGTCGACATCATGTCACTGAGCGTGAAAGAGCTGCGACGGCTAAGGGGTGAGGAGATTGCCTACATATTCCAGGATCCTTCAGCAGCTCTGGACCCCCTCTATACCATAGGCTATCAGGTTGGGGAGACGATGCTGGCCCACGAGAGAGTGACGAGTCTCAAGGAGGGGGTAAGGCGGGCTGTAGGAGTGTTGAAAACCGTGCTAATGCCTGACCCGGAGAAGCGGGTCAAAAGCTATCCGCACGAGCTCAGCGGGGGGATGAAGCAGAGGGGCGTCATAGGGATATCACTATCAAACAGGCCTAAGCTCCTGATAGCCGACGAGCCCACAACAGCCCTTGACGTCACAATCCAGGCTCAGATAATGGACCTCCTAACAGAACTGAAGAAAAGACATGGTCTGACCCTCCTTCTCATAACCCATAACCTAGGCCTTGTGGCGGAGTATTGCGACAGGGTCGCTGTTATGTACGCTGGAAACATTGTTGAGGAGGCTCCGGTAGAGGAGCTATTCAAAAACCCCCTACACCCTTACACGAGGGCCTTGATAAAAGCTGTTCCTAACCCTCTGGCCAGGATAGACAATCTAGAGCATATACCGGGCACCGTGCCAAACCTAATAAAACCGCCCCCCGGCTGCAGGTTCCACCCCCGCTGCCCCCTAGCCTTCGATAGGTGTAGCAGGGAGAGGCCTTTGCTCAAGGAATATAGCCCCGGGCATAAGGCGTCGTGTTGGGCGCTTGAGAAAGGCTAG
- a CDS encoding ABC transporter ATP-binding protein, with protein sequence MFLGRKLLVETVGLKKYFPVKSLFFTRAFVKAVDNVTMGIPRGKTLGLVGESGSGKTTLGRVILRLEEPTGGKIFFDGTDVMSLRGRRLKEFRRRAQIIFQDPYGSLNPRKTIFNLIAEPIKVHGIKVGDLQEYIVSLLYQVGLNETHLYRYPHEFSGGQRQRIAIARVLALRPEFIVLDEPTSALDVSVQAQILNLLKDLQKRYSLTYLFISHDLGVVRYMSDYIAVMYLGKIVEFGEAEEVFEKPLHPYTRVLLESIPVPDPELARRRSRIRIRGEPPSPINPPSGCRFRTRCPLAVDKCLEEPPLEEVEKGHWVACWRPGEL encoded by the coding sequence ATGTTCCTCGGGAGGAAGTTGCTCGTAGAGACGGTGGGGTTGAAGAAGTACTTCCCGGTGAAGAGCCTCTTCTTCACCAGAGCCTTTGTCAAAGCGGTTGACAACGTGACAATGGGGATACCCCGGGGCAAGACGCTCGGGCTCGTTGGTGAGAGCGGTAGCGGCAAGACGACCCTCGGCCGTGTAATACTGAGGCTGGAGGAGCCTACCGGAGGAAAGATATTCTTCGATGGCACCGACGTTATGAGTCTGAGGGGCAGGAGGCTTAAAGAGTTCAGGAGGAGGGCTCAGATTATATTCCAGGATCCCTACGGCAGCCTAAACCCCAGGAAAACCATATTCAACCTTATAGCCGAGCCTATAAAAGTACACGGTATAAAGGTTGGCGACCTCCAGGAGTATATAGTCAGCCTCCTATACCAGGTGGGCCTGAACGAGACGCACCTCTACAGGTATCCCCACGAGTTCAGCGGAGGGCAGAGGCAGAGGATAGCCATAGCCAGGGTACTAGCCCTAAGGCCCGAGTTCATAGTTTTGGACGAGCCTACGAGCGCGTTAGACGTTAGCGTGCAGGCACAGATACTAAACCTTCTGAAAGATCTTCAAAAGAGGTACAGCCTGACATACCTGTTCATAAGCCACGACCTCGGGGTAGTTAGATACATGAGCGACTATATAGCTGTAATGTATCTTGGAAAGATAGTTGAGTTCGGCGAGGCGGAGGAGGTGTTCGAAAAACCGCTGCACCCCTACACTAGGGTCCTGTTAGAATCCATACCAGTCCCAGATCCCGAGTTGGCAAGGAGGAGGTCCCGCATAAGGATAAGAGGCGAGCCGCCGAGCCCTATAAACCCGCCTTCAGGCTGCAGGTTCAGGACACGCTGCCCACTAGCCGTTGATAAATGTCTCGAAGAGCCGCCTCTAGAAGAGGTTGAAAAGGGCCATTGGGTAGCTTGCTGGAGGCCTGGGGAGCTTTAA